One window from the genome of Spirochaetaceae bacterium encodes:
- a CDS encoding extracellular solute-binding protein, which translates to MDSQEVTITHYFGGDLGRAGLEEIFGSFKEQSGVTVVDSPIGHEDFKDGILVRAAGGNLPDVFSYWAGARTQFVVDGGNIAAIDDMWAANGLDAVIAKSVADGATMYDGSRHLVPFGYHYAGMFYNAKLMAEAGVTEFPTDWDGFLALCENLKSQGITPIALGTKARWPGQFWFDYLLLRTAGPDYRAALMAGDASYTDPEVQRAMELWKELVDAGYFAPNANADDWTDASDKVARGDAAMTLMGTWITGYWNGQGMMAGDDYDFFEFPAIDAGVPNAVVGPVDGWLISANAPNRANAEALVSFLASDAEVQAKWAQIQGALSANVNVDVSTYTPVMQRALEAVGNADTFAFNYDLATTPPAAEFGLDMFSRFMDSPGDYMQHLADTEEGARGVFDSQ; encoded by the coding sequence AAGGAGCAGTCCGGGGTCACCGTGGTCGACAGTCCGATCGGGCACGAGGACTTCAAGGACGGCATCCTGGTACGCGCCGCGGGCGGCAACCTGCCGGACGTGTTCAGCTACTGGGCGGGAGCGCGCACGCAGTTCGTGGTCGACGGCGGCAACATCGCGGCAATCGACGACATGTGGGCGGCCAATGGCCTGGACGCGGTAATAGCCAAGTCGGTGGCGGACGGAGCCACCATGTACGACGGCAGCCGTCACCTGGTGCCGTTCGGCTATCACTACGCGGGCATGTTCTACAACGCCAAGCTGATGGCGGAAGCCGGGGTCACCGAGTTCCCGACCGACTGGGACGGGTTCCTGGCGCTGTGCGAGAACCTCAAGTCGCAGGGCATCACGCCGATCGCGCTCGGCACCAAGGCGCGTTGGCCGGGCCAGTTCTGGTTCGACTACCTGCTGCTGCGCACCGCCGGACCGGACTACCGCGCCGCCCTGATGGCGGGCGACGCCTCCTACACCGACCCCGAGGTGCAGCGCGCGATGGAGCTGTGGAAGGAACTGGTGGACGCGGGCTACTTCGCGCCCAACGCCAACGCCGACGACTGGACCGACGCCTCCGACAAGGTGGCGCGCGGTGACGCGGCGATGACGCTGATGGGCACCTGGATCACCGGCTACTGGAACGGTCAGGGCATGATGGCCGGCGACGACTACGACTTCTTCGAGTTCCCGGCGATCGATGCCGGCGTCCCGAACGCCGTGGTGGGGCCGGTCGACGGCTGGTTGATCTCGGCCAACGCGCCGAACCGGGCCAATGCCGAAGCGCTGGTTTCGTTCCTGGCCAGCGACGCCGAGGTGCAGGCCAAGTGGGCGCAGATTCAGGGCGCGCTGTCGGCCAACGTCAACGTGGACGTCAGCACCTACACGCCGGTGATGCAGCGGGCGCTGGAGGCGGTCGGCAACGCCGATACGTTTGCCTTCAACTACGACCTGGCGACCACGCCGCCGGCGGCCGAGTTCGGCCTGGACATGTTCTCGCGCTTCATGGACAGCCCGGGCGACTACATGCAGCACCTCGCCGACACCGAAGAGGGTGCCCGGGGGGTGTTCGACAGCCAGTAG
- a CDS encoding sugar ABC transporter permease, with protein MKQKELFWRIALLFLPVAVFGVFVIWPLLDTFYYSFTNWNGFSRDYRFVGLDNFAGVVTDRLFTNATVNTLIWTALAIVLPTGGGLILALMLDTQVPGAKAFKSVFYLPICLAAVVVGQIWIWIYQPDWGLLNAAITAVTGTPPSFAWLAEPETALYSVIVAWSWQQMGLAMVIFLAGLTSIPTYLLEAAEIEGASRGQRIRHVVLALLRPATVVAVALSVINSLKAFDILFIMTGGGPFHSSDTLAMYMYSESFKKYRIGYGSSISVILFLMTLSVIAVYFRQLKKLDELYD; from the coding sequence ATGAAGCAGAAAGAACTGTTCTGGCGGATCGCGCTGCTGTTCCTGCCGGTGGCGGTATTCGGCGTGTTCGTCATCTGGCCGCTGCTCGATACCTTCTACTACAGCTTCACGAACTGGAACGGCTTCAGCCGCGACTACCGGTTCGTGGGGCTGGACAATTTCGCCGGCGTGGTGACCGACCGCCTGTTCACCAATGCCACGGTGAACACGTTGATCTGGACCGCGCTGGCGATCGTGCTGCCCACCGGCGGCGGCCTGATCCTGGCGCTGATGCTCGACACCCAGGTGCCGGGCGCCAAGGCGTTCAAGTCGGTGTTCTACCTGCCGATCTGCCTGGCGGCGGTGGTGGTGGGACAGATTTGGATCTGGATCTACCAGCCCGACTGGGGCCTGCTCAACGCCGCCATCACGGCGGTGACCGGCACGCCGCCGAGCTTCGCGTGGCTGGCCGAGCCGGAGACCGCCCTGTACTCGGTGATCGTGGCCTGGTCGTGGCAGCAGATGGGTCTGGCGATGGTGATCTTCCTGGCCGGCCTCACCTCGATTCCCACCTACCTGCTGGAGGCGGCCGAGATCGAAGGCGCATCGCGCGGCCAGCGCATCCGCCACGTGGTGCTGGCCCTGCTGCGTCCGGCCACCGTGGTGGCGGTGGCGCTGAGCGTGATCAACTCGCTGAAGGCGTTCGACATCCTGTTCATCATGACCGGCGGCGGGCCGTTCCACTCATCCGACACGCTCGCGATGTACATGTACAGCGAGTCGTTCAAGAAGTACCGGATCGGCTACGGCAGCTCGATCTCGGTGATCCTGTTCCTGATGACGCTGAGCGTGATCGCCGTCTACTTCCGCCAGCTCAAGAAACTGGACGAGCTGTATGACTGA
- a CDS encoding carbohydrate ABC transporter permease, whose translation MTDVAVAAPPRRRRLSGWTGVLLVCLTLLAVLFLAPTAGVILSALKSTRDIAFGTLWAIPRTLDLSNFAVALAHPSVKFYFVNTFLVTAPATAGSIALGILAGYVFSKLPFRGSEILFLVMVSGMFFPPQIILIPLFRLFNRLGLLDTLWPMIIVHVAMGIPICTLLMRNFFATVPAALREAAIVEGASEWRVLTAVALPVSLPALAVLGTLQFTWIWNDFLWPLIFTQSDSKRTIMLGIVSLRGQYTVAWGVQGALSLLASLPTLLVFLFFQRYFIAGMTMGAVKG comes from the coding sequence ATGACTGACGTCGCGGTCGCCGCTCCGCCGCGCCGCCGGCGGCTGTCGGGCTGGACCGGCGTGCTGCTGGTGTGCCTGACGCTGCTGGCCGTGCTGTTCCTCGCCCCCACGGCGGGGGTGATCCTGAGCGCCCTGAAGAGTACGCGCGACATCGCCTTCGGCACCCTGTGGGCGATTCCGCGCACGCTCGACCTGTCCAACTTCGCGGTGGCGCTCGCCCATCCGTCGGTCAAGTTCTACTTCGTCAACACGTTCCTGGTCACCGCGCCGGCTACCGCGGGCTCGATTGCGCTCGGCATCCTGGCCGGCTACGTGTTCTCGAAGCTGCCGTTCCGGGGCAGCGAGATCCTGTTCCTGGTGATGGTATCGGGGATGTTCTTTCCGCCGCAGATCATCCTGATTCCGCTGTTCCGGCTGTTCAACCGGCTCGGCCTGCTCGACACGCTGTGGCCGATGATCATCGTGCACGTCGCGATGGGCATCCCGATCTGCACCCTGCTGATGCGCAACTTCTTCGCCACCGTGCCGGCCGCGCTGCGCGAAGCGGCCATCGTGGAAGGCGCCAGCGAGTGGCGCGTGCTGACCGCGGTGGCGCTGCCGGTCAGCCTGCCCGCCCTGGCGGTGCTCGGCACCCTGCAGTTCACCTGGATCTGGAACGACTTCCTGTGGCCGCTGATCTTCACCCAGAGCGACAGCAAGCGCACCATCATGCTCGGCATCGTGTCGCTGCGCGGCCAGTACACCGTGGCCTGGGGCGTGCAGGGCGCCCTGTCGCTGCTGGCCAGCCTGCCGACCCTGCTGGTGTTCCTGTTCTTCCAGCGCTACTTCATCGCCGGCATGACCATGGGCGCCGTCAAGGGCTGA
- a CDS encoding alpha-amylase family glycosyl hydrolase, producing MAKPKGWWTTHPTILTVTVAGCWDSNGDGIGDFEGIRRHLDELIDMGISGLRFQHVTRFGDDFEWFGLVAQDWFDVDPVYGTMADFDRLVADCRARDFAIMVMAVPEYLGWRHPDYLAARDARAAGREDPRIGWFGWEDDGSVALTWSHPGPDLANSAYVDAYLKHVAFWMDKGISGWDVEAPSTWRNLNVGALRAITGAVRERGGFVTSENRTLEHDMIRQGRFNAGTGVRRTQLYNELAAMLAGDADYIRRGMARRRQLIEAGMFPFQQFGDEMYEQYSGKNLPWKLQMFRLQVAFNAALPDQVWAFANAIAFPTEPLQPLPSLNCVCWGQLDLPEIERQQADPHSPFGFFKRMMALRGREKALAIGHMRELPTDRRGPVFAALRTSEDGTERAVTVFNFSAQPCRVDVTLGEGIVALRNYVSDEVVRPKDGILTANLGRFGFKLFRVIE from the coding sequence ATGGCGAAGCCGAAAGGGTGGTGGACCACCCATCCGACTATTCTCACGGTGACGGTGGCGGGGTGCTGGGACTCGAACGGTGACGGGATCGGCGACTTCGAGGGCATCCGCCGCCACCTCGACGAGCTGATCGACATGGGCATCAGCGGGCTGCGCTTCCAGCACGTGACGCGCTTCGGCGACGACTTCGAGTGGTTCGGGCTGGTGGCGCAGGACTGGTTCGACGTCGATCCGGTGTATGGCACCATGGCCGACTTCGACCGGCTGGTGGCGGACTGCCGCGCCCGCGACTTCGCGATCATGGTGATGGCGGTACCCGAGTACCTGGGCTGGCGCCATCCCGACTACCTGGCGGCGCGCGATGCCCGTGCGGCGGGCCGCGAAGACCCGCGCATCGGCTGGTTCGGCTGGGAGGATGACGGCAGCGTGGCGCTGACCTGGAGCCATCCCGGACCTGACCTCGCCAACTCGGCGTACGTGGACGCCTACCTGAAGCACGTGGCGTTCTGGATGGACAAGGGCATCTCCGGCTGGGACGTCGAGGCGCCGAGCACCTGGCGCAACCTGAACGTGGGCGCGCTGCGCGCGATCACCGGCGCTGTCAGGGAGCGCGGCGGCTTCGTGACCAGCGAGAACCGGACGCTGGAGCACGACATGATCCGCCAGGGCCGGTTCAACGCCGGGACCGGTGTCCGCCGCACGCAGCTCTACAATGAGCTGGCGGCGATGCTCGCAGGCGACGCGGATTATATCCGCCGCGGCATGGCGCGGCGGCGGCAGCTGATCGAGGCCGGCATGTTCCCGTTCCAGCAGTTCGGCGACGAGATGTACGAGCAGTACAGCGGCAAGAACCTGCCCTGGAAGCTGCAGATGTTCCGCCTGCAGGTGGCCTTCAACGCCGCACTGCCCGACCAGGTGTGGGCGTTCGCCAACGCCATCGCCTTTCCCACCGAGCCGCTGCAGCCCCTGCCTTCACTGAACTGCGTCTGCTGGGGCCAGCTCGACCTGCCGGAGATCGAACGCCAGCAAGCCGATCCGCACTCTCCGTTCGGCTTCTTCAAGCGCATGATGGCGCTGCGGGGTCGCGAGAAGGCGCTGGCGATCGGCCACATGCGAGAGTTGCCCACCGACCGCCGGGGGCCGGTGTTCGCGGCGCTGCGCACCAGTGAGGACGGCACCGAGCGGGCGGTGACCGTGTTCAACTTCAGCGCCCAGCCGTGCCGGGTGGACGTCACCCTGGGCGAGGGGATCGTCGCGCTGCGCAACTACGTCAGCGATGAGGTCGTCCGGCCCAAAGATGGGATCCTGACCGCGAACCTCGGCCGGTTCGGATTCAAGCTGTTCCGGGTGATCGAGTGA